A DNA window from Bacteroides cellulosilyticus contains the following coding sequences:
- the aspD gene encoding aspartate 4-decarboxylase, with protein MDTKNFEKKMETISPFELKNQLIDMADESLKKTARTMLNAGRGNPNWIATTPREAFFLLGQFGLEECRRVMNLPEGIAGIPEKSGIASRFEAFLKKNNTAHGAKLLEQTYNYLLMQHAADPDSLVHEWAEAIIGDQYPVPDRILHFTEILVQDYLSQEMCDNRPPRGTFDLFATEGGTAAMCYLFDSLQENFLLDKGDGIALMVPAFTPYIEIPQLSRYQFNMIELHADRMTDDGFHLWQYNDKDIDRLKDPSIKALFVTNPSNPPSYALSPETMARIVNIVKNDNPNLMVITDDVYGTFSPHFRSFMAELPHNTLCVYSFSKYFGATGWRDAVIALHEDNIYDKQIARLPEDKRNALNRRYSSLTLQPEKMKFIDRMVADSRQVALNHTAGLSLPQQMQMSLFASFALLDKENKYKLKMMEIIEKRLHALWDNTGFTLIKDPLRVGYYTEIDMLVWAKKFYGDDFVEYLKRTYSPLNVVFRLAKETSLVLLNGGGFDGPEWSIRASLANLNEKDYVVIGQGIKRILDEYAKSYKL; from the coding sequence ATGGATACTAAGAATTTTGAAAAGAAAATGGAGACCATCAGCCCATTCGAGCTGAAGAATCAATTGATCGATATGGCTGATGAAAGCCTGAAGAAAACTGCCCGCACCATGCTGAACGCCGGACGCGGTAACCCTAACTGGATTGCTACCACCCCTCGCGAGGCCTTCTTCCTCCTGGGACAGTTCGGACTGGAAGAATGTCGCCGCGTCATGAACCTCCCCGAAGGCATTGCCGGCATTCCCGAAAAGTCCGGCATTGCCTCCCGCTTCGAAGCATTCCTCAAAAAAAACAATACCGCCCACGGCGCCAAACTCCTGGAGCAAACCTATAACTACCTGTTAATGCAACATGCCGCCGACCCCGACTCCCTGGTGCATGAATGGGCAGAAGCCATCATCGGCGACCAGTACCCTGTGCCCGACCGCATCCTGCATTTCACCGAAATACTGGTACAAGATTATCTGTCACAGGAAATGTGCGACAACCGCCCTCCACGCGGCACATTCGACCTCTTTGCCACCGAAGGCGGAACCGCCGCCATGTGTTACCTCTTCGACTCCCTTCAGGAAAACTTCCTGCTGGACAAAGGTGACGGCATCGCCCTTATGGTGCCCGCCTTCACTCCTTATATCGAAATTCCGCAACTGAGCCGCTACCAGTTCAACATGATAGAGCTGCATGCCGACCGTATGACGGACGACGGGTTCCACCTCTGGCAATACAATGACAAGGACATCGACCGTCTGAAAGATCCCTCCATCAAAGCGCTCTTCGTGACCAACCCCAGCAATCCGCCCAGTTATGCCCTCAGTCCGGAGACAATGGCACGCATTGTCAATATCGTGAAGAATGATAACCCGAACCTGATGGTTATCACGGATGATGTATACGGCACATTCAGCCCGCACTTCCGCTCATTCATGGCTGAACTGCCGCACAATACGCTTTGCGTCTATTCCTTCTCCAAATATTTCGGAGCTACCGGCTGGCGTGATGCCGTCATTGCCCTGCACGAAGACAACATTTACGACAAGCAAATCGCTCGCCTGCCGGAAGATAAACGCAATGCGCTGAACCGCCGTTACTCAAGTCTGACCCTGCAACCCGAAAAAATGAAGTTCATCGACCGCATGGTAGCCGACAGCCGACAGGTTGCACTGAACCATACCGCCGGCCTGTCATTGCCTCAACAGATGCAAATGAGTTTATTCGCTTCCTTCGCCCTGCTGGATAAGGAAAATAAATATAAACTGAAGATGATGGAAATCATTGAAAAGCGTCTGCACGCCTTGTGGGATAATACGGGATTCACGTTGATAAAAGACCCGCTCCGCGTAGGGTATTATACGGAGATCGACATGCTGGTATGGGCAAAGAAATTCTATGGAGATGATTTCGTAGAATACCTGAAACGTACCTACAGCCCGCTGAACGTCGTATTCCGCCTGGCGAAAGAAACGTCTCTCGTCCTGCTGAACGGCGGTGGCTTCGACGGTCCGGAATGGAGCATACGCGCCTCGCTTGCCAACCTGAACGAAAAGGACTATGTGGTCATCGGCCAGGGCATCAAGCGGATTCTTGACGAATACGCGAAAAGTTACAAGCTATAA
- a CDS encoding sensor histidine kinase translates to MRIKFYFSILVLFLLGLGGVLLYLAKGMKPLHLYIVEGIIAFILVFLFIFYRKIVKPMNIIGSGMELLREQDFSSRLSKVGQYEADRIVNVFNRMMEQLKNERLRLREQNHFLDLLIQASPMGVVITTLNGEISQLNPMGLKMMGVRLEEIMGKKIENIDSPLAEELANISKDQTAVVRLNDSNIYKCTHSSFIDRGFHHPFYLIEKMTDEVMRAEKKAYEKVIRMIAHEVNNTTAGITSTLDTVEQALSTEEDMEDICDVMRVCTERCFSMSRFITRFADVVKIPEPTLATGKLNELASMCKRFMEGMCNDRNILLWLECDPKLEPVRFDAALLEQVLVNIIKNAAESIEHAPEGTIQQGRVVVRTIAPTTIEVVDNGPGITKETEAKLFSPFFSTKPNGQGIGLVFIREVLTRHGCTFSLRTYSDGLTRFRIIFP, encoded by the coding sequence GTGAGAATAAAGTTCTATTTCTCCATACTTGTCCTTTTCCTTCTGGGTTTAGGTGGTGTGCTTCTCTACTTGGCAAAGGGGATGAAGCCGTTGCACCTCTACATTGTAGAGGGAATCATTGCATTTATCCTGGTGTTCCTGTTTATCTTCTACCGTAAGATTGTGAAACCGATGAATATTATCGGCAGCGGTATGGAATTGCTGCGCGAACAGGATTTCAGCAGCAGGCTCAGCAAAGTAGGGCAATACGAGGCGGACCGCATTGTAAATGTGTTCAACCGTATGATGGAGCAATTGAAGAACGAACGTTTGCGTCTGCGCGAGCAAAACCATTTTCTGGACTTGCTAATCCAGGCTTCGCCGATGGGAGTTGTTATTACCACACTGAACGGTGAAATATCCCAGCTCAATCCGATGGGATTGAAGATGATGGGAGTACGTCTGGAAGAGATTATGGGAAAGAAAATAGAGAATATAGACTCTCCTTTGGCTGAAGAACTGGCGAATATCTCAAAAGATCAGACGGCAGTAGTGCGTCTGAATGACTCGAATATCTACAAATGTACCCATTCCTCCTTTATCGACAGAGGTTTTCATCATCCTTTCTATCTGATAGAGAAGATGACGGACGAGGTGATGCGTGCTGAAAAGAAAGCGTATGAGAAGGTGATCCGCATGATTGCGCACGAGGTGAACAATACGACGGCGGGTATTACATCTACTCTCGATACCGTGGAGCAAGCCCTTTCCACCGAAGAGGATATGGAGGATATCTGCGATGTAATGCGCGTTTGTACCGAGCGTTGCTTCTCTATGAGTCGCTTTATCACCCGTTTTGCCGATGTCGTGAAAATTCCTGAGCCCACCTTGGCTACAGGCAAACTGAATGAATTGGCCTCCATGTGTAAACGCTTTATGGAGGGTATGTGCAACGACCGGAATATTCTTCTCTGGCTGGAATGTGATCCGAAGCTGGAACCGGTACGCTTTGATGCGGCATTGCTGGAACAGGTATTGGTGAATATTATCAAGAATGCTGCGGAAAGTATCGAACATGCGCCCGAAGGAACGATCCAGCAGGGTAGGGTTGTAGTCCGTACAATCGCTCCTACCACGATTGAAGTGGTAGATAATGGCCCCGGTATAACAAAAGAGACTGAAGCAAAGCTCTTCAGTCCCTTCTTTTCCACCAAACCGAACGGGCAGGGAATCGGTCTGGTGTTTATTCGCGAGGTGCTTACCCGTCATGGGTGTACGTTCTCTTTACGCACGTACAGTGATGGGTTGACACGCTTCCGCATAATCTTCCCATAG
- a CDS encoding sigma-54-dependent transcriptional regulator has protein sequence MILIIDDDSAVRSSLSFMLKRAGYEAQTVPGPREAMDVVRAEAPALILMDMNFTLSTTGEEGLTLLKQVKIFRPDVPVILMTAWGSIQLAVQGMQAGAFDFITKPWNNAALLQRIETALELTAVPKNAPEEQSETLNRSHIIGKSQGLMEVLNTVARIARTNASVLITGESGTGKELIAEAIHINSQRVKQPFVKVNLGGISQSLFESEMFGHKKGAFTDATTDRIGRFELANKGTIFLDEIGDLDPSCQVKLLRVLQDQTFEVLGDSRPRKTDIRVVSATNADLRKMVSERTFREDLFYRINLITVKLPSLRERREDIPLLARHFADRQAELNGLPRTEFSADALNFLSRLPYPGNIRELKNLVERTILVSGKPTLDASDFDAQYLRHDEPVKASDASSLAGMTLDEIERQTILQALDRHKGNLSQVAMTLGISRAALYRRLEKFNITVTEK, from the coding sequence ATGATACTGATAATCGACGATGATAGTGCCGTACGTTCTTCCCTCAGTTTTATGCTGAAACGTGCAGGATATGAAGCGCAAACTGTTCCCGGACCGCGCGAAGCAATGGATGTGGTGCGTGCCGAGGCACCTGCCCTCATTTTGATGGACATGAACTTCACCCTTTCCACAACGGGAGAAGAAGGATTGACTCTGCTGAAGCAAGTGAAAATATTCCGCCCCGATGTACCCGTTATCCTGATGACAGCATGGGGGAGTATACAACTTGCCGTGCAGGGTATGCAGGCAGGCGCGTTCGACTTTATCACGAAGCCGTGGAACAATGCCGCTTTGCTGCAACGCATCGAGACAGCCCTTGAACTGACTGCCGTCCCGAAAAATGCACCGGAAGAACAGAGCGAGACGCTGAACCGCAGCCATATCATCGGAAAATCTCAGGGATTGATGGAAGTGCTGAATACGGTGGCACGCATTGCGCGTACCAATGCCTCGGTACTGATTACCGGTGAGAGTGGAACGGGTAAGGAGTTGATTGCCGAAGCCATCCACATCAACAGCCAGCGGGTGAAACAGCCGTTTGTAAAGGTCAACCTGGGCGGTATCTCGCAGAGCCTTTTTGAAAGCGAAATGTTCGGCCATAAGAAAGGGGCTTTTACGGATGCGACAACAGACCGTATAGGACGCTTTGAACTTGCCAACAAGGGTACTATCTTCCTGGATGAAATTGGTGACCTCGATCCTTCCTGCCAGGTGAAACTGCTTCGTGTATTGCAGGATCAGACGTTTGAAGTGCTGGGAGACAGCCGTCCCCGCAAGACGGATATCCGTGTGGTATCCGCCACCAATGCCGACCTCCGTAAGATGGTATCGGAACGCACATTCCGCGAAGATTTGTTTTATCGTATCAACCTGATAACCGTTAAGTTGCCATCCCTTCGCGAACGCCGTGAAGATATTCCTTTGCTGGCACGCCACTTTGCCGACCGCCAGGCAGAGCTTAACGGACTGCCCCGCACGGAATTCTCGGCAGATGCCCTGAACTTCCTTTCCCGCTTGCCTTATCCGGGAAATATTCGTGAATTGAAGAATTTGGTAGAGCGTACGATCCTCGTCAGCGGAAAACCGACGCTGGATGCTTCGGATTTTGACGCACAATATCTGCGCCATGATGAACCGGTGAAGGCTTCGGACGCATCGTCTCTGGCAGGCATGACGCTGGATGAAATAGAGCGTCAGACTATTTTGCAGGCGCTCGATCGCCATAAGGGAAATCTCAGTCAGGTAGCTATGACGCTCGGCATTAGTCGTGCCGCCCTCTATCGCCGACTGGAAAAGTTTAATATAACAGTCACAGAAAAGTGA
- a CDS encoding TolC family protein translates to MKRNILLAAWMLFPFAAFAQNDTLTNERERLITLNEAIALARTQSVDAAVALNELKTSYWEYRTFRADLLPEVNLNGTLPNYNKSYSRYQNSDGSYSFVRNNTLGLSGTLSIDQNLWFTGGKLSLASSLEYIKQLGSGGDKRFMSVPVSLELSQPIFGVNNLKWNRRIEPVRYAEAKAAFITATEQVTMKTITYFFNLLLAKENLKTAHQNKVNADRLYEVAVAKRKMGQISENDLLQLKLNALQGKADVTEAESNLNAKMFQLRSFLGLSEDESLNPMLPTSAPDMKMEYNLVLNKALDRNSFAQNIRRRQLEADYEVATARGNLRSIDLFASVGYTGQDRDLTSAYKGLLDNQIVQVGVKVPILDWGKRRGKVRVAKSNREVVLSRIRQEQMDFNQDIFLLVANFNNQAQQLGIAQEADGIAEKRYKTSVETFMIGQISTLDLNDAQKSKDEARQKHISELYYYWYYFYQIRSLTLWDFERNCELEADFEEIVRG, encoded by the coding sequence ATGAAAAGGAATATTTTACTCGCAGCTTGGATGCTATTTCCGTTCGCCGCTTTTGCACAGAACGATACATTGACAAACGAACGTGAACGTCTCATCACTTTAAATGAAGCGATAGCTTTGGCACGTACCCAGTCAGTGGATGCCGCCGTAGCGCTGAATGAATTGAAGACTTCATACTGGGAATATCGTACTTTCCGTGCCGACCTGTTACCGGAAGTGAATCTGAACGGTACTTTACCCAATTACAATAAATCTTACAGTAGATATCAAAACTCGGATGGTTCCTACTCATTCGTGCGTAACAATACGCTGGGACTTTCCGGAACGCTCTCCATAGACCAGAACTTATGGTTTACGGGCGGTAAATTGTCACTGGCCTCTTCTCTTGAATATATCAAGCAATTAGGTTCAGGAGGAGATAAACGGTTTATGTCCGTCCCCGTCAGCCTGGAATTGTCGCAACCTATTTTCGGAGTGAACAACTTAAAATGGAACCGTCGTATTGAACCGGTGAGATATGCGGAAGCAAAAGCAGCCTTTATCACTGCTACGGAACAGGTGACGATGAAGACAATCACTTATTTTTTCAATCTGCTGCTGGCTAAAGAAAATTTGAAAACTGCTCACCAGAATAAAGTGAATGCTGACCGCCTCTATGAAGTGGCAGTGGCAAAGCGCAAGATGGGGCAGATTTCTGAAAATGACCTGTTGCAGTTGAAATTGAATGCTTTGCAAGGCAAGGCGGATGTGACGGAAGCGGAGAGTAACCTGAATGCGAAAATGTTCCAGTTGCGTTCGTTCCTCGGTTTGTCGGAAGACGAGAGCCTGAATCCGATGTTGCCGACTTCTGCACCGGATATGAAGATGGAATATAATCTTGTATTGAACAAAGCTCTGGATCGGAACTCGTTTGCACAGAATATCCGTCGTCGTCAGTTGGAAGCGGACTATGAAGTAGCTACGGCTCGCGGAAATTTGCGCAGCATTGACCTGTTTGCCAGTGTGGGTTATACAGGGCAGGATCGTGATTTGACTTCCGCTTACAAGGGGCTGCTTGATAATCAGATTGTGCAGGTAGGTGTGAAAGTACCTATCTTGGACTGGGGAAAACGCCGAGGAAAAGTACGTGTGGCAAAGAGTAACCGTGAAGTGGTGCTTTCCAGAATCCGTCAGGAACAGATGGACTTCAATCAGGATATCTTCCTGCTCGTAGCGAACTTCAATAATCAGGCACAACAATTGGGTATTGCACAGGAAGCTGACGGCATTGCCGAGAAACGTTATAAAACCAGTGTGGAAACCTTTATGATCGGACAAATCAGTACGCTGGACCTGAACGACGCACAGAAATCAAAAGATGAAGCAAGACAGAAACATATTTCCGAGCTTTATTATTATTGGTACTATTTCTATCAGATCCGCAGTCTGACACTTTGGGATTTTGAACGGAATTGTGAACTGGAGGCGGACTTTGAAGAAATTGTGAGAGGATAA